Proteins encoded within one genomic window of Pedobacter africanus:
- a CDS encoding OmpP1/FadL family transporter — MKKFTQMLMVAIVATTGTTYAQYAGDAVRFSNGNYGSSARFKGMGNAQIGVGGDMSSLGGNPAGLGLFTRSEFSFTPEFNAATAKSDYLGQKSSGSDNKLNINQAGVVWYNPTYKMQGRDTKKGVLSAVFGIGFNRNNDFTQNYSYSGNNAVTSMRDYFAEQANFNKNNSGNLNSKSLENMAFQNYLINKITPAGQPTFYTADPFTANKQQQNSTAAGGTSELNFSGALNISNQLYIGASIGMVNGRYVRDAEYIESGVVNPYNDDPLEGPIGYTGEENYSFSYVTSQETKSSGINGKLGLIFRPVASFRIGATFQTPTWLYVEDNFSENIYTTLSGSKLPNSVGPLNYNYTYRLRTPMKGSLGASYVFGGQAMLSADVDFIDYASTRFSMDGGGAPDQTIVNNNADIKDMYTSAVNYRIGGEYKFNNLSLRAGYGLNGSPLKNDDDKIFDTKYYSGGLGYRINEYYFDVAYQRVESQNRLSPYVLNDGSEPVASVKNGNNNIFLTFGIRF; from the coding sequence ATGAAGAAATTTACACAAATGCTAATGGTAGCTATAGTAGCTACCACAGGCACCACATACGCCCAGTACGCAGGTGATGCTGTACGGTTCTCTAATGGAAACTACGGAAGTTCTGCAAGATTTAAAGGGATGGGTAATGCCCAGATTGGTGTGGGAGGAGACATGAGTTCATTGGGCGGTAACCCAGCCGGATTAGGCCTTTTCACCCGTTCAGAGTTTAGTTTTACACCCGAATTTAATGCAGCGACAGCCAAATCAGATTACCTCGGACAGAAAAGCAGCGGTTCAGACAACAAGCTGAATATCAATCAGGCAGGGGTGGTATGGTATAATCCTACCTATAAAATGCAGGGCCGGGATACCAAAAAAGGTGTTTTAAGTGCCGTATTTGGCATCGGCTTTAACCGTAATAACGACTTTACCCAGAATTACAGCTATTCAGGAAACAATGCCGTAACCTCAATGCGTGACTATTTTGCGGAACAGGCCAATTTCAACAAAAACAACTCAGGGAACCTGAATTCAAAGTCACTCGAAAACATGGCCTTCCAGAATTACCTGATCAATAAGATCACTCCTGCGGGGCAGCCCACTTTCTATACTGCCGATCCTTTTACAGCCAATAAACAGCAGCAAAATTCAACAGCTGCCGGCGGGACTTCAGAACTGAATTTTTCCGGAGCGCTGAACATTTCCAACCAGCTTTATATCGGGGCTTCGATAGGCATGGTTAATGGAAGGTATGTCAGAGACGCAGAATATATAGAAAGCGGCGTAGTCAATCCATATAATGATGATCCGTTAGAGGGGCCTATTGGTTATACAGGCGAAGAAAACTATAGCTTTTCGTATGTGACCAGCCAGGAAACCAAAAGCTCAGGGATCAATGGTAAATTGGGTTTAATTTTCAGGCCAGTAGCTAGTTTCAGGATCGGGGCTACTTTTCAGACACCTACCTGGCTCTATGTAGAGGACAATTTCTCTGAAAACATTTACACCACCCTATCCGGTTCAAAATTACCAAACAGTGTTGGCCCGCTGAACTATAATTATACTTATCGTTTAAGAACCCCGATGAAGGGTTCCCTGGGTGCCAGCTATGTTTTTGGCGGACAGGCGATGCTTTCTGCAGATGTAGACTTTATTGACTATGCCAGCACTCGGTTCTCTATGGACGGAGGTGGTGCCCCTGATCAAACGATCGTAAATAACAATGCAGACATTAAAGATATGTATACTTCAGCAGTCAATTACCGTATAGGTGGTGAATATAAGTTCAACAACCTGAGCCTGCGCGCTGGTTATGGTTTGAATGGTAGTCCGCTAAAGAATGATGATGATAAGATCTTTGACACCAAATACTACAGCGGCGGCCTGGGCTATCGTATCAATGAATATTACTTTGACGTCGCTTATCAGCGTGTGGAATCGCAGAACCGCTTAAGCCCTTATGTATTAAATGATGGCTCTGAGCCGGTAGCGTCAGTTAAAAATGGCAACAATAACATATTCCTTACTTTTGGAATCCGTTTTTAA
- a CDS encoding uridine kinase family protein has protein sequence MNNKPFIIGIAGGSGSGKTFFLNSFLHHFKNDEVTLVSQDDYYFPAGEMTPEENKLYNFDLPSTIDDQQFLFDIRKLINGEVIYKKEYNFNNPLAVTKILEINPAPIIIVEGLFILHFKEIAALLNHRIFVEAEEEVALQRRIRRDGMERGYPEDDVLYKWHNHVVPAYKEFLLPYKGNCDTIVINNNDTPEEIIRITEEISADLKKEYCKKD, from the coding sequence ATGAACAATAAGCCATTCATTATTGGTATTGCGGGGGGCAGCGGCTCGGGCAAGACTTTTTTCTTAAACTCATTTTTGCATCACTTTAAAAATGATGAAGTCACCCTTGTTTCACAGGATGATTATTATTTCCCTGCCGGCGAGATGACCCCGGAAGAGAACAAACTCTATAATTTCGACCTGCCTTCTACCATAGACGATCAACAGTTCCTGTTTGATATCAGGAAACTGATTAACGGTGAAGTCATTTATAAGAAAGAATACAATTTTAACAATCCGCTAGCGGTTACCAAGATCCTGGAGATCAATCCCGCTCCTATCATTATTGTAGAGGGGCTCTTTATCCTGCATTTTAAAGAAATTGCGGCCCTGCTCAACCACCGTATTTTTGTTGAGGCTGAAGAAGAGGTTGCCCTGCAGCGCCGCATCAGGCGTGATGGCATGGAGCGTGGTTATCCGGAGGATGATGTGCTGTACAAATGGCACAACCATGTGGTACCTGCTTATAAGGAGTTTTTACTGCCCTATAAAGGCAATTGCGACACCATTGTTATAAACAATAACGATACACCGGAAGAGATCATCCGGATCACCGAAGAAATATCTGCAGATCTGAAAAAGGAATACTGTAAAAAAGATTAA
- a CDS encoding cystathionine gamma-synthase, with amino-acid sequence MKFATKAIHAGQEPDPTTGAVMTPIYQTSTYWQKSPGDHKGFEYSRGTNPTRKALEACLAALENAKYGLAFSSGMGATDTVMKLLQPGDEVITGNDLYGGSYRIFTKVYAKYGIKFHFLDLSKPENIVPYLNDKTKLVWIETPTNPTMQIVDIEGIAKITKANKVLLTVDNTFASPYLQNPIDLGADIVMHSATKYLGGHSDVVMGALMLNDEQLYKDLWFIYNACGATPGPQDAFLVLRGIKTLHLRMKAHCENGAKVAHFLKKHPKVDKIYWPGFEDHPNHDVAKKQMRDFGGMVSFTLKGADLQETFRIAGSFEVFSLAESLGGVESLINHPVSMTHGSIPKEEREKVGVTDNLLRLSVGVEDIDDLLADLERALK; translated from the coding sequence ATGAAATTTGCAACAAAAGCCATTCATGCGGGCCAGGAGCCCGATCCAACAACAGGGGCAGTAATGACCCCCATATACCAGACTTCGACTTACTGGCAAAAATCGCCAGGCGATCATAAAGGCTTTGAGTATTCAAGAGGGACTAACCCTACAAGAAAGGCACTGGAGGCTTGTCTTGCTGCTTTGGAGAACGCCAAATATGGCCTGGCCTTTTCAAGTGGTATGGGCGCTACAGATACGGTAATGAAATTACTGCAGCCTGGTGATGAGGTGATAACCGGTAACGATCTGTATGGCGGTTCTTATCGTATTTTTACCAAGGTGTATGCCAAATACGGCATTAAATTTCATTTTCTGGATTTGTCCAAGCCAGAAAATATCGTTCCTTATCTGAACGATAAAACCAAGCTGGTATGGATAGAAACACCAACTAATCCTACCATGCAGATTGTAGACATTGAAGGGATTGCTAAAATCACAAAAGCGAACAAGGTATTGCTGACTGTAGATAATACTTTTGCTTCGCCCTACCTGCAAAACCCAATTGACCTGGGCGCTGATATCGTGATGCATTCGGCCACCAAATATCTGGGTGGTCACTCTGATGTGGTTATGGGTGCTTTAATGTTAAATGACGAGCAACTGTACAAAGACCTGTGGTTCATCTACAATGCCTGTGGCGCAACACCCGGACCTCAGGATGCATTTTTAGTGTTAAGAGGAATCAAGACCCTGCACCTGCGCATGAAGGCGCATTGCGAAAACGGGGCCAAAGTAGCGCATTTCCTGAAGAAACATCCGAAGGTCGACAAAATCTACTGGCCGGGATTTGAAGACCATCCTAACCATGATGTTGCCAAAAAGCAGATGCGTGATTTCGGAGGTATGGTGTCTTTCACTTTAAAAGGTGCGGACCTGCAGGAAACCTTCCGTATTGCCGGCTCATTTGAAGTCTTCTCTCTTGCCGAATCACTGGGCGGAGTGGAATCGCTCATCAACCACCCGGTAAGCATGACCCACGGTTCTATTCCAAAAGAAGAACGTGAAAAAGTAGGGGTAACCGATAACCTGCTCCGTTTAAGTGTCGGTGTTGAGGACATTGATGACCTGCTTGCCGACCTGGAGCGGGCACTTAAATAA
- a CDS encoding CoA transferase subunit B, which produces MLDKNGIAQRIAKEIRDGYYVNLGIGIPTLVANYIPEGINVVLQSENGLLGMGPFPFEGEEDADLINAGKQTITTLPGSSIFDSALSFGMIRSQKIDLTILGAMEVSENGDIANWKIPGKMVKGMGGAMDLVASAKNIIVAMQHVNKAGESKLLPKCTLPLTGVNCIKKIVTELAVLDILPEGGFKLIERAPGVSVDFIRQSTTGKLLADDNVPEMVLS; this is translated from the coding sequence ATGCTGGATAAAAACGGAATTGCACAGCGCATCGCAAAAGAGATACGCGACGGATATTATGTAAACCTGGGTATCGGTATTCCAACCCTGGTAGCCAATTACATTCCCGAAGGAATAAATGTGGTGCTGCAGTCGGAGAACGGCTTACTGGGCATGGGGCCTTTCCCTTTTGAAGGTGAAGAAGATGCCGACCTGATCAACGCAGGAAAACAAACCATTACCACCCTTCCGGGGTCTTCTATCTTTGATTCTGCGCTTAGTTTTGGGATGATCAGAAGCCAGAAAATAGACCTGACCATTCTGGGGGCAATGGAGGTATCAGAAAATGGTGACATTGCCAACTGGAAAATTCCTGGCAAAATGGTAAAAGGTATGGGAGGGGCTATGGACCTTGTCGCTTCTGCCAAAAACATTATTGTGGCCATGCAGCATGTAAACAAGGCCGGCGAAAGCAAATTGCTGCCCAAATGTACTTTGCCTTTAACCGGGGTAAATTGCATCAAAAAGATTGTAACGGAACTTGCTGTGCTGGATATATTGCCGGAAGGTGGTTTTAAACTGATAGAAAGGGCGCCGGGTGTAAGTGTTGACTTCATCAGGCAATCGACCACGGGAAAGTTGCTTGCAGATGACAATGTACCTGAGATGGTACTGAGCTAA
- a CDS encoding Dps family protein, translating into MDAKEISLDEKQVKPVVDMLNDYLANYHIHYQKLRGCHWNIKGQNFFTLHIKFEELYTNAQLTIDEIAERVLTLGKPPHSRFADYIKESSIKEINTIGMKDLDMVDAVLDDMAKLIELERELLEATDKAGDDGTNDMVNRFMQFKEKNTWMLRSFAGKK; encoded by the coding sequence ATGGACGCAAAAGAAATTAGTTTAGACGAAAAGCAAGTAAAACCTGTAGTTGATATGTTAAATGATTACCTCGCCAATTATCATATCCATTATCAGAAATTAAGAGGTTGTCACTGGAACATCAAAGGCCAGAACTTTTTTACCTTACACATTAAATTTGAAGAGTTATATACCAATGCACAGTTAACGATTGATGAAATTGCCGAGCGTGTGCTGACACTGGGCAAACCGCCGCACAGCCGTTTTGCAGACTACATAAAGGAATCATCGATTAAGGAGATCAATACCATTGGGATGAAAGATCTGGATATGGTAGATGCAGTGCTGGACGATATGGCCAAACTCATAGAACTGGAACGGGAACTGCTGGAGGCTACAGACAAAGCCGGTGATGATGGCACCAATGATATGGTAAACCGGTTTATGCAATTTAAAGAAAAAAATACCTGGATGCTGCGCTCGTTTGCCGGCAAAAAATAA
- a CDS encoding TIGR02757 family protein — protein sequence MEFLELKDFLEVKVTQYNRPDFIENDPICIPHRFSKKQDIEIAAFFAAILAWGQRKTIINKCRELLGRMDNDPHHFMLEHTDADLKRLLGFKHRTFNDTDLLYFVAFFQQHYRQSDSLETAFLSPGNSFQTDFMSTQVIGNYAVYTSSSCMLSELNQQVPKIEQALNYFRSYFFSLPDYPRRTIKHISSPSQKSTCKRLNMFLRWMVRRDDKGVDFGIWNTLKPADLICPCDVHVDRVARRLGIIERKQTDWKTALELTERLREFDPDDPVKYDFALFGLGVEEKF from the coding sequence TTGGAATTTTTAGAATTAAAGGATTTTTTAGAGGTAAAGGTAACACAGTACAACCGGCCTGATTTTATCGAGAATGATCCGATCTGCATTCCACATCGGTTTTCAAAGAAACAGGATATAGAAATTGCCGCATTTTTTGCGGCAATTTTGGCCTGGGGCCAACGTAAGACCATCATCAATAAATGCAGGGAACTGCTGGGAAGAATGGACAATGATCCGCATCATTTTATGCTGGAACATACCGACGCAGACCTGAAGCGCCTGCTGGGTTTTAAACACCGTACCTTTAACGATACCGACCTGTTGTATTTTGTTGCATTCTTTCAGCAGCATTACCGCCAGTCGGATAGCCTGGAAACGGCTTTCCTTTCGCCAGGCAATAGTTTTCAGACAGATTTTATGTCCACGCAGGTCATTGGGAATTATGCTGTATATACCTCGTCCAGCTGCATGCTTTCCGAACTGAACCAGCAGGTGCCCAAGATCGAGCAGGCGCTCAATTATTTTCGTTCCTATTTTTTCTCTTTGCCCGATTATCCGAGACGAACCATCAAACACATTTCTTCTCCCTCGCAAAAATCGACCTGTAAGCGTTTAAATATGTTTTTAAGATGGATGGTGCGGCGAGACGATAAGGGTGTTGATTTTGGGATCTGGAATACTTTAAAGCCCGCTGATCTGATCTGTCCTTGCGATGTGCACGTAGATAGGGTAGCACGCAGGCTGGGCATAATTGAAAGGAAACAGACCGACTGGAAAACTGCTTTGGAATTAACCGAACGTTTACGTGAGTTCGATCCTGATGATCCTGTGAAATATGATTTTGCTTTGTTTGGTTTAGGCGTCGAAGAGAAGTTCTAA
- a CDS encoding CoA transferase subunit A: MINKVVSGAEEAIKDIEDGSTLMLGGFGLCGIPENCITALVKKGVKELTCISNNAGVDDFGIGLMLQQRQVKKMVSSYVGENAEFERQLLSGELEVELIPQGTLATRCMAAGYGMPAIFTPAGVGTEVAEGKEIRNFKGKDYLMEYAFDADFAIVKAWKGDTAGNLIYRSTSRNFNPVMAMAGKITIAEVEELVEAGELDPDQIHTPGVFVHRIFQGANYEKRIEQRTVRTRG; encoded by the coding sequence ATGATCAATAAAGTTGTTTCAGGTGCTGAAGAGGCAATAAAAGACATCGAAGACGGAAGTACCTTAATGCTGGGTGGATTTGGTTTATGCGGAATTCCGGAAAACTGTATTACTGCGCTCGTGAAAAAAGGGGTAAAGGAACTGACCTGCATCTCCAATAATGCAGGGGTTGATGATTTTGGGATTGGCCTGATGCTGCAGCAGCGCCAGGTAAAGAAAATGGTTTCTTCATACGTAGGCGAAAACGCAGAGTTTGAGCGTCAGTTGCTGAGCGGAGAGCTTGAAGTAGAGCTGATCCCCCAGGGCACGCTGGCTACCCGTTGTATGGCTGCTGGCTATGGCATGCCTGCTATATTTACTCCTGCCGGTGTTGGTACCGAAGTGGCCGAAGGTAAGGAAATAAGAAACTTTAAAGGGAAAGACTACCTGATGGAATATGCCTTTGATGCCGATTTCGCAATTGTTAAAGCCTGGAAAGGCGATACGGCTGGAAACCTGATCTACCGGTCTACCAGCAGGAATTTTAACCCGGTAATGGCCATGGCCGGTAAAATAACAATTGCAGAGGTAGAAGAACTGGTAGAGGCAGGGGAGCTTGACCCTGATCAGATCCATACACCAGGCGTGTTTGTACACCGCATTTTTCAGGGTGCAAACTACGAGAAAAGAATAGAACAACGTACAGTCAGAACTAGAGGATAA
- the proS gene encoding proline--tRNA ligase, with protein MSKGITSKNEDYSQWYNDIVIKADLAEHSSVKGCMVIKPYGYSIWEKMQAVLDQKFKDTGHSNAYFPLFIPKSFFSKEASHVEGFATECAVVTHYRLKNDGNGNIIVDETAKLEEELIVRPTSETIIWNTYKGWIQSYRDLPILVNQWANVVRWEMRTRLFLRTTEFLWQEGHTAHATADEAIEETKKMLDVYADFAEKWMAVPVVKGVKTPNERFAGALDTYCIEALMQDGKALQAGTSHFLGQNFAKAFDVKFTSKEGKLDHVWASSWGVSTRLMGALIMAHSDDAGLVLPPKLAPIQVVIVPIYKHDEELQKITAFADELMSKLKRMGVSVKYDDRDTQRPGFKFAEYELKGVPLRIAIGARDMENGTAELARRDTREKQTVIQDGLEIHIVQLLEEIQENIYKKALGFRDEHITEANSYEEFKELLDGKAGFIAAHWDGTPETEQKIKEETKATIRCVPLGNKLEDGLCIYSGKPSKQRVLFARAY; from the coding sequence ATGAGCAAAGGTATTACTAGTAAAAACGAAGATTATTCCCAGTGGTATAACGACATTGTTATAAAGGCCGACCTGGCCGAGCATTCATCTGTTAAAGGATGTATGGTCATAAAACCCTATGGATATTCCATTTGGGAGAAGATGCAGGCGGTTTTAGACCAAAAATTTAAAGATACAGGCCATAGCAACGCATATTTTCCCTTATTCATCCCTAAGTCATTTTTTTCAAAGGAAGCTTCCCACGTAGAGGGTTTTGCTACAGAATGTGCCGTTGTGACACATTATCGTCTTAAAAATGATGGGAATGGAAACATCATTGTAGACGAAACCGCCAAACTGGAAGAAGAACTGATTGTGAGGCCAACCTCCGAAACCATTATATGGAACACCTACAAAGGCTGGATCCAGTCGTACCGCGACCTGCCGATCCTGGTCAATCAGTGGGCCAACGTGGTGCGCTGGGAAATGCGTACCCGCCTGTTTCTCCGCACTACCGAGTTTTTATGGCAGGAAGGGCATACCGCACATGCTACTGCCGATGAGGCGATTGAAGAAACCAAAAAAATGCTGGACGTATACGCTGATTTCGCTGAGAAATGGATGGCCGTTCCGGTAGTAAAGGGCGTAAAAACCCCTAACGAGCGTTTTGCTGGTGCATTGGATACCTACTGTATCGAAGCATTGATGCAGGATGGTAAAGCCCTGCAGGCAGGTACCTCGCACTTCCTGGGCCAGAACTTTGCCAAAGCTTTTGATGTGAAGTTTACGAGTAAAGAAGGGAAATTAGATCACGTATGGGCCAGCTCCTGGGGTGTATCTACCCGATTAATGGGCGCTTTAATTATGGCACATAGTGATGACGCCGGGCTGGTGTTGCCACCAAAGCTGGCACCGATACAGGTGGTAATTGTTCCGATCTATAAACACGATGAAGAACTGCAGAAGATCACTGCTTTTGCAGATGAACTGATGTCTAAACTGAAACGCATGGGTGTTTCTGTAAAATATGATGATCGCGACACCCAGCGTCCGGGCTTTAAGTTTGCAGAGTATGAGTTGAAGGGCGTTCCACTCCGCATTGCCATAGGTGCACGTGACATGGAGAACGGAACGGCAGAGCTTGCCCGCAGGGATACCCGTGAAAAACAAACTGTCATTCAGGATGGCCTCGAAATCCACATTGTACAATTGCTTGAAGAAATCCAGGAAAACATCTATAAGAAAGCCTTGGGTTTCAGGGACGAACACATCACGGAAGCCAATTCTTATGAGGAGTTTAAAGAATTGCTGGATGGTAAGGCAGGTTTCATTGCAGCACATTGGGACGGTACGCCTGAAACAGAACAAAAGATCAAAGAAGAGACTAAAGCGACCATCCGCTGCGTTCCTTTAGGTAATAAACTGGAGGATGGGCTTTGTATTTATTCGGGTAAGCCATCTAAACAGCGGGTATTATTTGCAAGGGCATACTAA
- a CDS encoding LysM peptidoglycan-binding domain-containing protein, with the protein MHKYYIVSVFALLLNLSAAHAITRDSIGVENHNGKKLIVHQVVAKDTYYSIARRYNVLPKDIMAFNDSKFLQIGVIVKVPTNIPFGTQTVGAAKGTQPATAATSTETGLTEHVVQKKENLNMLAEKYGTTVNEIKRVNNLRTINLQIGQVLQIPGRAAEEQQPTTPVQSAQVPVVQPKKQETPVKTDIPAENRYKKPEETPARKEQQASTNAKQEEFLEHTVASNETIYSIATTYKMTMDQLKAKNNLTDNALHVGQKLLIRGQYPVKSAYAPAAAHPDTLNSIKEPTLRHPASRYGLNQVDEKGTGVWIADADLDPSKMLVLHRTAPIGTVMKITNPMTNRSTFAKVVGKFTENESTKDVIIVMTKAVADALGALDKRFYCNLTYGGQDNEQ; encoded by the coding sequence ATGCATAAATATTATATAGTATCCGTTTTCGCCCTGCTTTTAAACCTGTCGGCTGCACATGCCATCACAAGGGATTCAATAGGCGTAGAAAACCACAACGGAAAGAAATTGATTGTACACCAGGTTGTTGCTAAAGACACCTATTACTCTATAGCCCGCCGCTATAACGTACTTCCGAAAGACATCATGGCCTTTAATGACAGCAAATTCTTACAGATTGGTGTCATCGTAAAAGTACCTACCAATATCCCTTTCGGGACACAGACAGTTGGTGCAGCAAAAGGAACCCAACCTGCCACTGCAGCAACAAGTACTGAGACAGGTTTAACCGAACACGTGGTGCAGAAAAAAGAAAACCTGAACATGCTGGCCGAGAAGTATGGTACTACGGTAAATGAAATAAAGAGAGTAAATAACCTCAGAACGATAAACCTGCAGATTGGTCAGGTACTGCAAATACCAGGGAGGGCAGCTGAAGAGCAGCAGCCAACAACACCTGTACAAAGTGCGCAGGTTCCTGTGGTACAGCCTAAAAAACAGGAAACACCGGTAAAAACGGACATTCCTGCCGAAAACAGGTATAAAAAACCAGAAGAAACACCTGCAAGGAAAGAACAGCAGGCCAGTACCAATGCCAAGCAGGAAGAATTTCTGGAACATACCGTAGCCTCTAACGAAACCATTTATTCCATTGCCACCACCTACAAGATGACGATGGACCAGTTAAAGGCCAAGAACAACCTGACAGACAACGCACTTCATGTTGGACAAAAATTACTGATCAGGGGGCAATATCCGGTAAAAAGCGCATATGCACCTGCAGCAGCACACCCCGATACTTTAAATTCCATTAAGGAGCCTACATTAAGGCACCCTGCAAGCAGGTATGGATTGAACCAGGTTGATGAGAAAGGCACAGGGGTATGGATTGCAGACGCTGATCTTGATCCTTCAAAGATGCTGGTACTGCACCGTACTGCACCGATAGGAACAGTGATGAAAATTACAAACCCTATGACCAATCGCTCTACCTTCGCCAAAGTTGTTGGTAAATTCACGGAGAATGAATCCACAAAAGATGTTATCATTGTAATGACTAAAGCTGTTGCTGATGCACTGGGTGCTTTAGACAAGAGATTTTATTGCAATTTAACATACGGCGGACAAGACAATGAACAATAA
- a CDS encoding UbiD family decarboxylase: MGYQSLAACVADLEKHGHLIRIKEEVDPYLEMAAIHLRVYEKKGPALFFENIKGSKFPAVSNLFGTLERSKFMFRDSLPKVEQLVQLRSDPMKALRNPLKLPGIGFTALTALPLKQSFKSVFSKTAISALPQIVNWPMDGGPFVTMPQVYTEDIDKPGILNANLGMYRIQLAGNDYELNEEIGLHYQIHRGIGVHQSKANAKGQPLKVSIFVGGPPSHPLAAVMPLPEGLSEMTFAGALGNRRFRYFYDEEGFCISADADFVITGTVYPHENKPEGPFGDHLGYYSLTHPFPLMKVHNVYHRKGAIWSFTVVGRPPQEDTSFGALIHEIAGSALPKEIHGLKEVNAVDAAGVHPLLFAIGSERYTPYLNERRPQEILTIANHILGKNQLSLAKYLFIAAREDDEHLDTHNLSGFMQHVLSRMDFKTDLHFHTHTTIDTLDYSGDGLNSGSKAVFAAAGPQKRILTSGLPKDFAIPEPFSQFKMAIPGVIAIKGRTYIDQAHAEQEMLALDYCLKEQDLAGLALIVLCDDHEFTAASIDNLVWVTFTRSNPASDIHGVGSFISNKHWGCTGPVIIDARKKPHHAPELIKDENVERNIERLGVKGASLYGIL, encoded by the coding sequence ATGGGATATCAAAGTTTAGCGGCATGTGTTGCCGACCTCGAAAAGCATGGTCATTTGATCAGAATAAAAGAAGAAGTAGATCCTTACCTGGAAATGGCTGCCATCCATTTACGCGTATATGAAAAAAAAGGACCTGCATTGTTTTTCGAAAATATTAAAGGAAGTAAATTTCCTGCAGTATCTAATTTATTCGGGACCCTGGAACGCTCCAAATTTATGTTCAGGGACAGTCTGCCCAAAGTCGAACAGCTGGTACAGCTGCGTTCCGATCCGATGAAAGCACTCAGGAACCCACTTAAATTGCCCGGGATAGGCTTTACGGCCCTCACCGCATTACCCCTGAAACAAAGCTTTAAATCCGTATTCAGCAAAACTGCAATCAGCGCCCTGCCCCAGATTGTAAACTGGCCCATGGACGGCGGCCCTTTTGTGACCATGCCCCAGGTATATACAGAAGACATCGATAAACCCGGTATATTAAACGCCAACCTGGGTATGTACCGGATACAGCTTGCCGGAAACGATTATGAGCTGAACGAAGAAATAGGTCTGCATTATCAGATCCACCGTGGGATAGGTGTACACCAAAGTAAAGCCAATGCCAAAGGACAGCCACTTAAAGTAAGCATTTTTGTAGGCGGACCGCCCTCACATCCACTTGCTGCGGTAATGCCGCTGCCGGAGGGGCTGTCAGAAATGACCTTTGCCGGCGCCCTGGGTAACCGGCGTTTCCGTTATTTTTATGATGAAGAGGGTTTTTGTATCTCTGCTGATGCCGATTTTGTAATAACCGGCACAGTATATCCGCATGAAAACAAACCGGAAGGGCCTTTCGGTGATCATTTGGGTTATTACAGCTTAACACATCCTTTCCCTTTAATGAAGGTACATAACGTTTACCACCGTAAGGGCGCAATATGGTCATTCACTGTAGTGGGCAGACCTCCGCAGGAAGACACCAGTTTTGGTGCACTGATCCATGAGATTGCCGGTTCGGCCCTGCCTAAAGAGATTCACGGTTTAAAGGAAGTGAATGCGGTAGATGCAGCCGGTGTACATCCCTTGCTTTTTGCGATAGGCAGTGAAAGGTATACCCCATACTTAAACGAACGCAGGCCGCAGGAGATCCTGACCATCGCCAATCATATTTTAGGAAAAAACCAGCTGAGCCTGGCCAAATATTTATTCATTGCTGCCAGGGAAGATGACGAGCACCTGGATACGCATAACCTGTCGGGCTTTATGCAGCATGTGCTTTCAAGGATGGATTTCAAAACTGACCTGCATTTCCATACACATACTACTATTGATACACTCGATTATAGTGGTGATGGGCTGAACAGCGGTTCTAAGGCGGTTTTTGCTGCCGCGGGCCCTCAAAAAAGAATCCTTACATCGGGCTTGCCTAAAGATTTTGCAATCCCTGAACCTTTCAGCCAGTTTAAAATGGCCATTCCGGGTGTAATTGCCATTAAGGGACGCACTTATATCGATCAGGCACATGCTGAACAGGAAATGCTTGCACTTGACTACTGTTTAAAGGAGCAGGATTTAGCTGGTCTGGCTTTGATCGTGTTGTGTGATGACCATGAATTTACCGCTGCTAGTATCGATAACCTGGTTTGGGTTACCTTTACGCGCAGTAATCCCGCCTCGGATATCCATGGGGTAGGGAGTTTTATCAGTAACAAACACTGGGGCTGTACAGGGCCGGTAATTATTGATGCCCGTAAAAAACCACACCATGCACCCGAGCTGATCAAAGATGAAAACGTAGAAAGGAATATAGAAAGGTTAGGTGTAAAAGGGGCCTCTTTGTACGGGATATTGTAA